From Cellulosimicrobium cellulans, the proteins below share one genomic window:
- a CDS encoding ABC transporter permease — translation MGRYVLRRAGQGLFVLWAAFTISFFVLYLLPSDPAALMASGGGEADQVDPALLDALRAQYGLDRPVLVQYADALWHALRLDFGTSYSSGAPATQLVLQALPETLRLTAAALVLAVVAGAGIAIASTFPRAAWLRHALASLPPLGVALPPFWLGLLLLQWFSFQLPVFPAIGNEGAISLVLPAITLAVPASAALAQVLARSLRGTLGEPYVETARAKGASRARVHFGHALRNAAIPALTVLGVVVGGLLGGTVVTETVFSRAGLGRLTVTSVDAQDIPVVQAVVVLSALVFVVVTLVVDLLYPLLDPRIDARQKAVAA, via the coding sequence ATGGGCCGGTACGTCCTGCGTCGCGCCGGGCAGGGGCTGTTCGTGCTCTGGGCGGCGTTCACGATCTCGTTCTTCGTCCTCTACCTGCTGCCCAGCGACCCGGCCGCGCTCATGGCGAGCGGCGGGGGCGAGGCGGACCAGGTGGACCCCGCGCTGCTCGACGCGCTCCGCGCGCAGTACGGCCTCGACCGGCCCGTGCTCGTGCAGTACGCCGACGCGCTGTGGCACGCGCTGCGCCTCGACTTCGGTACGTCGTACTCGTCGGGCGCGCCCGCGACCCAGCTCGTGCTCCAGGCGCTCCCCGAGACGCTCCGGCTCACGGCCGCGGCGCTCGTCCTCGCCGTCGTGGCAGGCGCCGGCATCGCGATCGCGAGCACGTTCCCGCGCGCGGCCTGGCTGCGCCACGCGCTCGCGTCGCTCCCTCCGCTCGGCGTCGCCCTGCCGCCGTTCTGGCTGGGCCTGCTGCTCCTGCAGTGGTTCTCCTTCCAGCTCCCGGTGTTCCCCGCGATCGGCAACGAGGGCGCGATCAGCCTCGTGCTGCCGGCGATCACGCTCGCCGTCCCGGCGAGCGCCGCGCTCGCCCAGGTGCTCGCGCGGAGCCTGCGCGGGACGCTCGGTGAGCCGTACGTCGAGACGGCGCGCGCCAAGGGCGCGAGCCGGGCGCGCGTGCACTTCGGCCACGCGCTGCGCAACGCCGCGATCCCCGCGCTGACCGTGCTCGGGGTCGTCGTGGGCGGGCTGCTCGGCGGCACGGTCGTCACGGAGACGGTGTTCTCGCGCGCGGGCCTGGGACGGCTCACGGTCACGTCGGTGGACGCGCAGGACATCCCCGTGGTGCAGGCGGTCGTCGTCCTCTCGGCGCTCGTGTTCGTGGTCGTCACGCTCGTGGTCGACCTGCTCTACCCCCTGCTCGACCCCCGGATCGACGCACGACAGAAGGCGGTGGCCGCATGA
- a CDS encoding ABC transporter permease, with protein sequence MSTRPGVRIVLRDEVRVVDRAAVADAPPSGQLVPDAPPADAPEVRTPEEIEVADREDARAIIRYGRVRGAGPAGRWRRGVRYAARRPGLVVAVLVVLLVTAWAVVPQLFTSYDPLTGVPADRLQPPSGAHLFGTDHLGRDVYARVVHGASASLSATVIAVAVGLVAGSLLGLVAGFVRGWVDDVVGRFVDVLLAIPSILLSLAIITALGFGTVKVAIAVGITSVATFARVMRAEVLRTSTSVYVEAARASGVRWYGVLGRHVLPNSTGPVLALVALELGTAVLAISALSFLGYGTPPPAPEWGSLVSGGRDYLATAWWLTTMPGLVIVAVVLSANRIARALERTGGDA encoded by the coding sequence ATGAGCACCAGGCCGGGAGTGCGCATCGTGCTCCGGGACGAGGTCCGGGTCGTGGACCGTGCCGCGGTGGCCGACGCACCGCCGTCGGGCCAGCTCGTCCCCGACGCCCCGCCCGCCGACGCGCCCGAGGTGCGCACGCCCGAGGAGATCGAGGTCGCGGACCGCGAGGACGCGCGCGCGATCATCCGGTACGGGCGGGTCCGCGGCGCCGGCCCGGCGGGCCGGTGGCGCCGCGGGGTGCGATACGCCGCGCGGCGTCCCGGGCTGGTCGTCGCCGTGCTCGTCGTCCTGCTCGTCACGGCGTGGGCGGTCGTCCCGCAGCTCTTCACGTCGTACGACCCCCTGACGGGCGTGCCCGCGGACCGTCTGCAGCCGCCGTCGGGCGCGCACCTGTTCGGCACCGACCACCTGGGGCGCGACGTGTACGCGCGCGTCGTCCACGGCGCGTCGGCCTCGCTCAGCGCGACCGTCATCGCGGTCGCGGTCGGGCTCGTCGCCGGGTCGCTGCTCGGCCTGGTCGCGGGGTTCGTGCGCGGGTGGGTGGACGACGTCGTCGGGCGGTTCGTCGACGTGCTGCTCGCGATCCCGAGCATCCTGCTCTCGCTCGCGATCATCACGGCGCTCGGCTTCGGGACCGTCAAGGTCGCGATCGCCGTGGGCATCACGAGCGTCGCGACGTTCGCGCGCGTCATGCGGGCCGAGGTCCTGCGGACCTCGACGTCGGTGTACGTCGAGGCGGCCCGCGCGTCGGGCGTGCGCTGGTACGGCGTGCTCGGGCGCCACGTGCTGCCCAACTCGACGGGACCGGTGCTCGCGCTCGTCGCGCTCGAGCTCGGGACCGCCGTGCTCGCGATCTCGGCGCTGAGCTTCCTCGGCTACGGGACGCCGCCGCCCGCGCCCGAGTGGGGGTCGCTCGTCTCGGGCGGGCGCGACTACCTGGCCACCGCGTGGTGGCTCACGACCATGCCGGGCCTCGTGATCGTCGCCGTCGTGCTGTCGGCGAACCGCATCGCGCGGGCCCTGGAACGGACCGGAGGGGACGCATGA
- a CDS encoding dipeptide ABC transporter ATP-binding protein: MTATTPTTQERPGTTPDEVPALEIRGLEVAYRTRDGGSYAAVRGVDLTVGAGEVVALVGESGSGKSTTAHAALHLLSRGGAVTGGTIRLGGRDVGDLSEKEWQQVRGRDVGLVPQDPTVSLNPVTRVGDQVAEVLVIHGLARRKEARERAVELLRQAGIDDPEARARQYPSQLSGGMRQRVLIAIAVAARPRLVVADEPTSALDVTVQRRILDHLDGLVRDLGTAVLLITHDLGVAADRADRIVVLERGVVVEEGTADQVLHDPRHPYTQQLIAAAPSLASSRLVAGSTPEAVPGDGIVPGAEASRAAVASRAADQRLAVPDGGGPDTASTPVLAVRDLRKEFTLPRGAAHRTLVAVDGVNLAVGRGETYALVGESGSGKSTTARLALRLERPTAGTVEFAGEDITTARGERLRSLRRGFQVVYQSPYASLDPRFTVEQIVTEPLRAYRVGSPSERADRARALVEDVALPPDVLRRGPRELSGGQRQRVAIARALALNPALVVLDEPVSALDVSVQAQILELLVRLQAEHGLAYLFISHDLAVVRQVSDHVGVMHRGRVVEQGAAEQILLDPQEEYTRELVAAIPGRRALQDASRASSTTARSAR; this comes from the coding sequence ATGACCGCCACGACGCCGACCACCCAGGAACGTCCCGGCACGACGCCGGACGAGGTGCCCGCGCTCGAGATCCGCGGGCTCGAGGTCGCCTACCGCACGCGCGACGGCGGCTCGTACGCGGCGGTCCGCGGCGTCGACCTCACGGTCGGGGCGGGCGAGGTCGTGGCGCTCGTGGGCGAGTCCGGGTCGGGCAAGAGCACGACGGCCCACGCGGCGCTGCACCTGCTGTCGCGCGGGGGAGCGGTGACGGGCGGGACCATCCGGCTCGGCGGACGCGACGTCGGCGACCTCTCCGAGAAGGAGTGGCAGCAGGTGCGCGGCCGCGACGTCGGCCTCGTGCCGCAGGACCCGACGGTCTCGCTCAACCCCGTCACGCGCGTGGGCGACCAGGTCGCGGAGGTGCTCGTCATCCACGGGCTCGCGCGGCGCAAGGAGGCACGCGAGCGGGCGGTCGAGCTGCTGCGGCAGGCCGGGATCGACGACCCGGAGGCCCGTGCGCGGCAGTACCCGTCGCAGCTCTCCGGCGGGATGCGCCAGCGCGTGCTCATCGCGATCGCCGTCGCGGCCCGGCCGCGCCTCGTCGTCGCCGACGAGCCGACGAGCGCGCTCGACGTGACCGTCCAGCGCCGCATCCTCGACCACCTCGACGGCCTCGTGCGCGACCTCGGCACCGCCGTCCTGCTCATCACGCACGACCTCGGCGTCGCGGCGGACCGCGCCGACCGGATCGTCGTCCTGGAGCGCGGGGTCGTCGTCGAGGAGGGCACGGCCGACCAGGTGCTGCACGACCCGCGCCACCCGTACACCCAGCAGCTCATCGCGGCCGCGCCGAGCCTCGCGAGCTCGCGCCTCGTCGCGGGCAGCACCCCGGAGGCGGTGCCGGGCGACGGCATCGTCCCGGGCGCCGAGGCGAGCCGCGCCGCGGTCGCGAGCCGCGCGGCCGATCAGCGGCTCGCGGTGCCCGACGGCGGCGGTCCGGACACCGCGAGCACGCCCGTCCTCGCGGTGCGGGACCTGCGCAAGGAGTTCACGCTGCCGCGGGGCGCCGCGCACCGGACGCTCGTCGCGGTGGACGGCGTGAACCTCGCCGTCGGGCGGGGCGAGACGTACGCGCTCGTGGGGGAGTCCGGCTCCGGCAAGAGCACGACGGCGCGGCTCGCCCTGCGCCTCGAGCGCCCCACCGCGGGCACGGTCGAGTTCGCCGGCGAGGACATCACGACGGCGCGCGGCGAGCGGCTGCGGTCGCTGCGCCGCGGCTTCCAGGTGGTCTACCAGTCCCCGTACGCGTCGCTCGACCCGCGGTTCACCGTCGAGCAGATCGTCACCGAGCCGCTCCGGGCGTACCGGGTCGGGTCGCCGTCCGAGCGGGCAGACCGGGCACGTGCGCTCGTCGAGGACGTCGCGCTCCCGCCGGACGTGCTCCGGCGGGGACCGCGCGAGCTCTCGGGCGGCCAGCGGCAGCGCGTCGCCATCGCGCGGGCGCTCGCCCTGAACCCGGCGCTCGTCGTGCTCGACGAGCCCGTCTCGGCGCTCGACGTGTCCGTGCAGGCCCAGATCCTCGAGCTGCTCGTGCGGCTCCAGGCCGAGCACGGACTCGCGTACCTGTTCATCTCGCACGACCTCGCAGTCGTGCGGCAGGTGTCCGACCACGTCGGCGTCATGCACCGCGGGCGCGTCGTCGAGCAGGGGGCGGCCGAGCAGATCCTGCTCGACCCGCAGGAGGAGTACACGCGCGAGCTCGTGGCGGCCATCCCCGGCCGACGCGCGCTCCAGGACGCGTCCCGGGCGTCGTCCACGACCGCAAGGAGCGCACGATGA
- a CDS encoding M20/M25/M40 family metallo-hydrolase, which produces MTVAAARPAAPGARPGTRPTPGPRVLADPAPAPSRTELAGRTTELLQAMIRNACVNDGTVGSGHEARNARAVADALDGLELEVEWVEPRPGRTSLVARLRGTDPDAPSLALVGHTDVVPVEPEGWTRDPFGGELVDGWVWGRGAIDMLGLTSAFTVVTRAVAESGRRLRGDLVLAAVADEEHGSTWGVDWITQHRYDLVDVDAVLTESGGVPLGSRGSRTIAVGEKGGAGRRLRVVGRPGHGSGPYGSLNAIVLAAEAVRRITAHRGPVVIGDLWRRYVDALDLAPDVRAALLDPARLDDALPELGALASVAHATTHTTVAPTVLHAGSKPNVIPGLAEVTLDIRVLPGATPQDVADLLDDALGDLRAHVHVEGNWFGEASQSPTDGAAYAAIERAVRAHAGADVVPVLGTGGTDGRFFRRRGVPAYGFGLLSEQWDPGVFRSLFHGNDERVDVESLGLTATALHDVVTSYLG; this is translated from the coding sequence ATGACCGTCGCCGCCGCACGACCGGCAGCACCCGGTGCCCGGCCCGGAACCAGGCCGACGCCCGGGCCGCGCGTGCTCGCGGACCCGGCCCCCGCGCCGTCGCGCACCGAGCTCGCGGGCCGCACGACCGAGCTGCTCCAGGCGATGATCCGCAACGCGTGCGTCAACGACGGCACCGTCGGCTCGGGGCACGAGGCGCGCAACGCGCGCGCCGTCGCGGACGCGCTCGACGGCCTCGAGCTCGAGGTCGAGTGGGTCGAGCCGCGCCCCGGCCGCACGTCGCTCGTCGCGCGCCTGCGCGGCACCGACCCCGACGCCCCGTCGCTCGCGCTCGTCGGGCACACCGACGTCGTCCCCGTCGAGCCGGAGGGGTGGACGCGCGACCCTTTCGGCGGCGAGCTCGTCGACGGCTGGGTGTGGGGCCGGGGCGCGATCGACATGCTGGGACTCACGTCCGCGTTCACGGTCGTCACGCGCGCGGTCGCGGAGAGCGGGCGGCGGCTGCGCGGCGACCTCGTGCTCGCCGCCGTGGCCGACGAGGAGCACGGCAGCACGTGGGGCGTCGACTGGATCACGCAGCACCGCTACGACCTCGTGGACGTCGACGCGGTCCTCACGGAGTCGGGCGGGGTCCCGCTGGGGTCTCGCGGGAGCCGCACGATCGCGGTCGGGGAGAAGGGCGGCGCCGGGCGCCGGCTGCGGGTCGTCGGGCGGCCCGGGCACGGGTCGGGGCCGTACGGGTCGCTCAACGCGATCGTGCTCGCAGCCGAGGCCGTGCGGCGGATCACCGCGCACCGCGGGCCGGTCGTCATCGGCGACCTGTGGCGCCGCTACGTCGACGCGCTCGACCTCGCGCCCGACGTGCGGGCCGCGCTGCTCGACCCCGCGCGGCTCGACGACGCGCTCCCCGAGCTCGGCGCGCTCGCGTCCGTCGCGCACGCCACGACGCACACGACCGTCGCGCCGACCGTGCTGCACGCCGGGTCGAAGCCCAACGTCATCCCCGGGCTCGCCGAGGTCACGCTCGACATCCGCGTGCTTCCCGGCGCGACCCCGCAGGACGTGGCCGACCTGCTCGACGACGCCCTCGGCGACCTGCGCGCGCACGTGCACGTCGAGGGGAACTGGTTCGGCGAGGCGTCGCAGTCGCCCACCGACGGCGCGGCGTACGCGGCGATCGAGCGGGCCGTGCGCGCGCACGCGGGCGCCGACGTCGTGCCGGTCCTCGGGACCGGCGGCACGGACGGGCGCTTCTTCCGCCGCCGCGGCGTGCCGGCCTACGGGTTCGGCCTGCTCAGCGAGCAGTGGGACCCGGGGGTGTTCCGTTCCCTGTTCCACGGGAACGACGAGCGCGTCGACGTCGAGTCGCTGGGTCTCACCGCCACCGCGCTGCACGACGTCGTGACGAGCTACCTCGGGTGA
- a CDS encoding MFS transporter has product MAVTTDGRASRAVLRVCLATGFVTLLDSAILTVAAPALRAELGATTAQLQWILAGYSLTFGLALVPAGRLGDRLGRGGPLAVGLALFAVGSLVGATASDADVLVAARLLQGVGAGTANPQVIGLLQDHYAGPARARALGAYASTGAFAMVVSPLVGGGILSVLGPAAGWRAAVGLAAPLGLAVAVVALRVLRRGSTRAAGPTPPGAPGRDGGAGGGRAAGRPAGEGLPASRARGGRVGGGFDAVGLVLVSLVTLGLLVPFVAEGPRAVVLPLSLGVLVAAVGALVVWEPRYARRGRTPVLAPVLLRSPTYVLGCVVAAFSFGAALGYSAVLMLFLQDGAGLSPVQAGLVTTPGAIASVVAANLSWRLFRRFGRRGVTVAVGAKALVAGGTALAVAVAPTSAVVAALVVSQVLTGVVAGLTISPNQTLTLEGAPGTERGVAGAALQLVQRVAATVCIAAMTGTFVARTGSAVPGVLDAHRDGLVVVSAAVAALALAAWAASLLDERLARPAAR; this is encoded by the coding sequence GTGGCGGTGACGACGGACGGCCGGGCGTCGCGGGCCGTGCTGCGGGTCTGTCTCGCGACCGGGTTCGTCACGCTGCTCGACTCCGCCATCCTCACCGTCGCGGCGCCGGCGCTGCGGGCCGAGCTCGGCGCGACGACCGCGCAGCTCCAGTGGATCCTCGCCGGGTACTCGCTGACCTTCGGCCTCGCGCTCGTCCCGGCGGGCCGCCTCGGCGACCGGCTCGGGCGCGGTGGCCCGCTGGCCGTCGGTCTCGCCCTGTTCGCCGTGGGGAGCCTCGTCGGCGCGACGGCGTCGGACGCCGACGTGCTCGTCGCCGCGCGACTGCTCCAGGGAGTCGGCGCGGGGACCGCGAACCCGCAGGTCATCGGCCTGCTCCAGGACCACTACGCCGGGCCCGCCCGCGCGCGTGCGCTCGGGGCGTACGCCTCGACGGGCGCGTTCGCGATGGTCGTGTCCCCGCTCGTCGGCGGCGGGATCCTGTCCGTCCTCGGTCCGGCGGCGGGGTGGCGCGCCGCCGTCGGGCTCGCCGCGCCCCTGGGGCTCGCCGTGGCCGTCGTCGCCCTGCGCGTGCTGCGTCGCGGCTCGACGCGAGCGGCTGGCCCGACCCCGCCCGGCGCGCCCGGTCGCGACGGCGGTGCCGGGGGCGGCCGGGCAGCAGGCCGTCCGGCCGGCGAGGGCCTGCCCGCGAGCCGCGCCCGCGGCGGTCGCGTCGGTGGCGGGTTCGACGCCGTCGGGCTGGTGCTCGTGTCGCTCGTGACGCTCGGGCTGCTCGTCCCGTTCGTCGCCGAGGGGCCGCGAGCCGTCGTGCTGCCGCTGTCGCTCGGGGTGCTCGTGGCCGCCGTCGGGGCGCTCGTCGTGTGGGAGCCGCGCTACGCACGGCGCGGCCGGACACCGGTTCTCGCGCCCGTCCTCCTGCGTTCCCCGACCTACGTGCTGGGCTGCGTCGTCGCGGCGTTCAGCTTCGGTGCCGCGCTCGGGTACTCCGCCGTCCTCATGCTGTTCCTCCAGGACGGCGCGGGCCTCAGCCCGGTCCAGGCAGGCCTGGTCACGACGCCGGGCGCGATCGCCTCGGTCGTGGCGGCGAACCTCTCGTGGCGGCTGTTCCGCCGGTTCGGCCGCCGCGGCGTGACCGTGGCCGTCGGCGCGAAGGCGCTCGTGGCCGGGGGGACGGCGCTGGCCGTCGCCGTCGCGCCCACGTCGGCCGTGGTCGCCGCGCTCGTCGTCTCCCAGGTGCTCACGGGCGTCGTCGCGGGGCTCACGATCTCGCCCAACCAGACGCTCACGCTCGAGGGTGCCCCGGGCACGGAGCGCGGTGTCGCCGGCGCGGCGCTCCAGCTCGTGCAGCGCGTCGCCGCGACGGTCTGCATCGCCGCGATGACGGGCACGTTCGTGGCCCGGACCGGCAGCGCGGTCCCGGGCGTCCTCGACGCCCACCGCGACGGGCTCGTCGTCGTGAGCGCCGCCGTCGCGGCACTGGCGCTGGCCGCCTGGGCGGCGTCCCTGCTCGACGAACGGCTCGCCCGCCCCGCCGCGAGGTAG
- a CDS encoding Dps family protein, with protein sequence MSAPTIHRATTRFEASEALRSHLQRVLVALVDLHVQGKQAHWNVTGRGFRDLHLQLDEVVDVAREHSDTVAERMRALQVVPDGRTETVATTTDLSPYPAGLVSVGDTVDAIVERLAQTVEVVREVHDGVDAEDPTSADILHEIIADLEKQAWFLSSENREA encoded by the coding sequence ATGTCCGCACCCACCATCCACCGCGCCACCACCCGCTTCGAGGCGTCGGAGGCGCTCCGCTCCCACCTGCAGCGCGTGCTCGTCGCGCTCGTCGACCTGCACGTCCAGGGCAAGCAGGCCCACTGGAACGTCACGGGCCGCGGGTTCCGCGACCTGCACCTCCAGCTCGACGAGGTCGTGGACGTCGCGCGCGAGCACAGCGACACGGTCGCCGAGCGCATGCGCGCGCTCCAGGTCGTGCCCGACGGCCGCACCGAGACCGTCGCGACGACGACCGACCTCTCGCCGTACCCGGCGGGCCTCGTCTCCGTCGGCGACACGGTCGACGCCATCGTCGAGCGCCTCGCCCAGACGGTCGAGGTCGTGCGCGAGGTGCACGACGGCGTCGACGCCGAGGACCCGACGAGCGCCGACATCCTGCACGAGATCATCGCCGACCTGGAGAAGCAGGCCTGGTTCCTCTCCTCGGAGAACCGCGAGGCCTGA
- a CDS encoding aldo/keto reductase produces MTDDLAPAPHLLPPRTLGSGDAALTVSAVGFGGMSVTDAYGPADAVEAEAVLRRALELGATLIDTADVYGHGRNEELIGRVLGAHRDQIVLASKFGLPPVGGHPDGRRVDGRPEYVRAAIDASLRRLGTDRLDLYYLHRIDPQVPIEETVGALAELVEAGKVRTIGLSEPSAATVRRAHAVHPVTAVQSEYSLWTRDPEDEVLPTLRELGVGFVPFSPLGRGILTGTVDATDGFAADDVRRSHARYAGEAFEHNRGLVRSLEQLAAERSVTTAQLALAWLLAQGDDIVPIPGTKRLAYLEQNVAAASIALTPDDVAAIGAAIPRGAVQGVRHPQPDLLAG; encoded by the coding sequence ATGACCGACGACCTCGCCCCCGCCCCGCACCTCCTCCCGCCGCGCACGCTCGGCTCCGGGGACGCCGCCCTCACCGTCTCGGCCGTCGGGTTCGGCGGCATGTCCGTCACGGACGCCTATGGACCGGCGGACGCCGTCGAGGCGGAGGCCGTGCTGCGCCGGGCGCTCGAGCTCGGGGCCACGCTCATCGACACGGCCGACGTCTACGGGCACGGCCGCAACGAGGAGCTCATCGGCCGGGTGCTCGGAGCCCACCGCGACCAGATCGTCCTCGCGTCGAAGTTCGGGCTTCCCCCGGTCGGCGGCCACCCCGACGGCCGCCGCGTCGACGGGCGCCCCGAGTACGTGCGTGCCGCGATCGACGCGAGCCTGCGCCGCCTCGGTACCGACCGGCTCGACCTGTACTACCTGCACCGCATCGACCCGCAGGTCCCGATCGAGGAGACGGTCGGGGCGCTCGCCGAGCTGGTCGAGGCGGGCAAGGTCCGGACGATCGGGCTCTCGGAGCCGTCGGCGGCCACCGTGCGCCGCGCGCACGCCGTCCACCCGGTCACGGCCGTGCAGAGCGAGTACTCGCTGTGGACGCGCGACCCGGAGGACGAGGTCCTGCCGACGCTGCGCGAGCTCGGTGTCGGGTTCGTCCCGTTCTCGCCGCTCGGTCGCGGCATCCTCACGGGCACCGTCGACGCGACGGACGGCTTCGCCGCGGACGACGTGCGCCGCTCCCACGCCCGCTACGCGGGCGAGGCGTTCGAGCACAACCGCGGCCTGGTCCGGTCTCTCGAGCAGCTCGCGGCCGAGCGCAGCGTCACGACGGCGCAGCTCGCCCTCGCGTGGCTCCTCGCCCAGGGTGACGACATCGTCCCGATCCCCGGTACGAAGCGCCTCGCGTACCTGGAGCAGAACGTCGCGGCCGCCTCGATCGCGCTCACCCCGGACGACGTCGCGGCGATCGGAGCGGCCATCCCGCGCGGGGCCGTGCAGGGCGTCCGTCACCCGCAGCCAGACCTGCTCGCGGGATGA
- a CDS encoding LLM class flavin-dependent oxidoreductase, translated as MSTDAAAVPATPAPPPDEAAARRPLAVHWFLPTSGDARGIVDGAHAKDTPGRATGFRAPSLDYLEQVAVAADRLGYEGVLTPTGTWCEDAWLVTSALIRSTERLKFLVAFRPGLVSPTLAAQMAATFQRLSGGRLLLNVVTGGDENEMRRFGDWLEHDERYDRTREFLEVVRGVWDEAPLSYEGTHYRIADARTSAPPDPRPEIFFGGSSEAALPVAAAQADVYLTWGEPPAQAREKIERVRELAAAQGRTIRCGVRLHVITRDRSADAWDVAQRFLDDLTPEQIAGAQRLLGSSGSVGQQRMVALHGGGDLAATRRARDLEIHPGLWAGVGLVRGGAGTALVGSHEEVADLVEEYRAAGFDELVLSGYPHLEEAYWFAEGVRPLLDARGLTAPATRTGGTASRTHAVPF; from the coding sequence ATGAGCACCGACGCAGCGGCCGTGCCCGCGACACCCGCGCCCCCGCCCGACGAGGCGGCCGCCCGCCGCCCGCTCGCGGTCCACTGGTTCCTGCCGACGTCGGGCGACGCACGCGGGATCGTGGACGGCGCGCACGCGAAGGACACTCCCGGCCGGGCGACCGGGTTCCGCGCGCCGTCGCTCGACTACCTGGAGCAGGTCGCGGTCGCTGCCGACCGCCTCGGCTACGAGGGCGTGCTCACACCGACGGGCACGTGGTGCGAGGACGCGTGGCTCGTCACGTCCGCGCTGATCCGCAGCACGGAGCGGCTGAAGTTCCTCGTCGCGTTCCGCCCGGGCCTCGTCTCGCCGACGCTCGCGGCGCAGATGGCCGCGACGTTCCAGCGCCTGTCCGGTGGGCGGCTGCTCCTCAACGTCGTCACGGGCGGCGACGAGAACGAGATGCGCCGGTTCGGCGACTGGCTCGAGCACGACGAGCGGTACGACCGCACGCGCGAGTTCCTCGAGGTCGTGCGCGGCGTGTGGGACGAGGCGCCGCTCTCGTACGAGGGCACGCACTACCGGATCGCCGACGCCCGGACGTCCGCGCCGCCGGACCCGCGCCCCGAGATCTTCTTCGGCGGATCGTCGGAGGCCGCGTTGCCCGTCGCGGCGGCCCAGGCCGACGTCTACCTCACGTGGGGCGAGCCGCCCGCGCAGGCGCGCGAGAAGATCGAGCGCGTGCGCGAGCTCGCCGCCGCACAGGGGCGCACGATCCGCTGCGGGGTGCGCCTGCACGTCATCACGCGCGACCGGTCGGCCGACGCGTGGGACGTCGCGCAGCGGTTCCTCGACGACCTCACGCCCGAGCAGATCGCGGGCGCCCAGCGGCTCCTCGGCTCGTCCGGGTCGGTCGGGCAGCAGCGCATGGTCGCGCTCCACGGCGGCGGCGACCTCGCGGCCACCCGGCGCGCGCGGGACCTCGAGATCCACCCCGGGCTGTGGGCAGGCGTCGGGCTCGTGCGCGGCGGAGCCGGGACGGCGCTGGTCGGCAGCCACGAAGAGGTCGCCGACCTGGTCGAGGAGTACCGCGCGGCCGGGTTCGACGAGCTCGTCCTCTCGGGCTACCCGCACCTCGAGGAGGCGTACTGGTTCGCGGAGGGCGTGCGCCCGCTCCTCGACGCGCGTGGTCTCACCGCTCCCGCCACGCGCACCGGCGGCACCGCGTCACGCACCCATGCCGTGCCGTTCTGA
- a CDS encoding flavin reductase family protein codes for MTAELTHLEALLAEQDEPQLSPDEYKSVFRGHPAGVAVIALEHDGRLVGFTATSVISVSAAPPLLAFSLASTSSSWPAVSAARTLTVSFLADHQDDVSARFATSGIDRFADGGWSRLGTGEPVIDGALSWVRGRVVQRTPVGDSYLVSLRALASSVGTDTGPLRGATDTASPLVYHDRTYHRIGDHSAL; via the coding sequence ATGACCGCCGAGCTCACCCACCTGGAGGCCCTCCTGGCGGAGCAGGACGAGCCGCAGCTCTCCCCCGACGAGTACAAGTCCGTGTTCCGCGGCCACCCCGCCGGGGTCGCCGTGATCGCGCTCGAGCACGACGGCCGCCTCGTCGGGTTCACCGCGACGTCGGTCATCTCCGTCTCGGCCGCGCCCCCGCTGCTCGCGTTCTCGCTCGCGTCGACGTCGTCGTCGTGGCCCGCGGTCTCCGCGGCGCGCACGCTCACGGTGAGCTTCCTCGCCGACCATCAGGACGACGTCTCGGCACGCTTCGCGACGAGCGGCATCGACCGGTTCGCCGACGGCGGCTGGTCGCGCCTCGGCACCGGGGAACCCGTCATCGACGGGGCCCTCTCGTGGGTCCGGGGCCGCGTGGTCCAGCGCACGCCGGTGGGCGACTCCTACCTCGTCTCGCTGCGGGCGCTCGCGTCGAGCGTCGGCACGGACACCGGCCCGCTGCGCGGGGCGACCGACACGGCGTCGCCCCTCGTCTACCACGACCGCACCTACCACCGGATCGGGGACCACTCGGCGCTCTGA
- a CDS encoding NADPH-dependent FMN reductase, producing MTHRSLSPTVLAVSGNPRPGSRTLGAAETVAHRVAALLGTTDVSTIDLAAFGSEILGPKHPTADAARDRLAATTVAVVATPVYKASYTGLLKAFLDLYGPDGLAGVVVVPLVVSGNPAHALVGEVHLRPVLVELGAVVPTRSLTVTEAQLADLAPVVETWVAREGEALRRATTPLATHDPLPGDDRDQAVTDAFAGVAR from the coding sequence ATGACCCACCGCTCCCTCTCCCCGACGGTCCTCGCCGTCTCCGGCAACCCGCGACCCGGCTCGCGGACGCTGGGGGCCGCCGAGACCGTGGCGCACCGCGTCGCCGCCCTCCTCGGCACGACCGACGTCTCGACGATCGACCTCGCCGCGTTCGGCAGCGAGATCCTCGGCCCCAAGCACCCCACCGCGGACGCCGCCCGCGACCGGCTGGCCGCGACGACCGTGGCCGTCGTGGCGACGCCGGTCTACAAGGCCTCGTACACCGGGCTCCTCAAGGCGTTCCTCGACCTCTACGGCCCGGACGGGCTCGCGGGCGTCGTCGTCGTGCCGCTCGTCGTGTCCGGCAACCCCGCCCACGCGCTCGTCGGCGAGGTGCACCTGCGGCCCGTGCTCGTCGAGCTCGGGGCCGTCGTCCCGACCCGCTCGCTCACCGTCACGGAGGCGCAGCTCGCGGACCTCGCGCCGGTCGTCGAGACCTGGGTCGCGCGCGAGGGCGAGGCCCTGCGCCGCGCCACGACCCCGCTAGCCACGCACGACCCGCTGCCCGGCGACGACCGCGACCAGGCCGTCACCGACGCCTTCGCGGGGGTGGCCCGATGA